aagatctagggaaaacattcaagattgagggaggagcggcggagactcaccttggccgacaataggagagaaaaagctcacccgtgcggaccaaagggacccttttatatgcggctggccaggccacgttcgggggccgaatgtgcctccgtatccatgcaatgttcggcggccgaacataaggttcggcggccgaacctgcacttccctcactcatgctttcgggggcctaacgtgcctcctaatcacatgcatgttcggcggccgaaagtcaagttcggcggccgaacctgggttttccttcaagctacattcatgcaaaaactcatttaatttcttacttaaaaacatgaaatacatgaaaacatttcataaaatcatagttttacccttctagaggtttccgacatccgtggtcccaccggacggtagggattccgataccggagtctagccgggtattacaaccatgATCTCTAGACAGGGAAGTGCTCTCCCTAAGGCTAGGAAGTCTGGATGGATGAGGACCTCGAGTCTGGCTCACCTGCATATGACTTTGCCAAGACAAAACAACGTTCCTCACTGCCTGAGTGATGTCAATTTTCTTTAGAGAATTAGTCATTGTCAAAAAGGAGGCTAAAGCCTCATCCTCCTCCCTCCTTGGTGGGACCCCATCCTTTCTCACTTCCACCCATAAGTTTCAGCTCGTTTGGAGACGCCCAAAACTCCCAGACGTTCGATGTCAGAggataaaaaacttattattcCACTGCTTCAATAAGGAGGGTATCCGGTCAAATATTGTATGGTGTTTGTGTTCGCTGAAAAATCAGAACTCCTTATTTTTGCGGGTACCCAACTGGTACAGCTGGAAAAAGAGCGCTAAACTCGATTTGATGTGGTTATTAAGACATACAAACTGAAAAGCCACTAGAATTCTCCAGCTATTAGGATGCAACTGGGCAATTGAAAGCTTGTGATATCGAAGGATATCAACAAAATATGGGTCTATAAGGAATCGAAGATCTGCCTTCAGCTGCTCCTCAAAGACTATAATAGTATCCTCTGCAGGAATTAAGTCATTCATACAAACGCATGGGGAAGGGGTAAAGATACAAAAAGTCTCTCAAGGAATTTTATAGGTATCATAAAAGCGGTCTACATCTTGCTCTGATAAGATGGATGGAATATCACTAATCAAGCTACTTTCATTCTTTGGAGCCTCCCTCAATGGAATAATAGGGGCCAGATCACGGATGGAACCATCGGAAGGGGAGCTTGAGGTAAAATCTCCACTAGGGTAAGAGAAGAGGaggtaaaaggaaaaaaaaaaacaaaaattaccgTAAAAGTAAGGTTGTGTAATTGGTAAAGAAGGAACGACCAAGTGTTCCTAAAGGTAAAGATTGCAGTTGAAAGCAAAAGTAATATTTGAGGAAGAAAAAGAGTTCTTATAAGACGGTTTTGATTGTAGGTTTTAAATGCGGATTAGGAAATGTGGCCGCCATTATAAAAAACCTAAGCAGGCACAGTGGCATGAGTCAGGAAAAAATATTTGTAAGTCACGTGCCCCAAAATATAAGAACAACTGTCACCTTCGAATATGCAGGGGACCTTTGATGCTATATAATAGTCGTCCAAGGTAAGCCATGAGCCATCATTATAGAACAAGTCCAAATGGCAAGAATCTAGTAAATAAGTAATGTGGTCCTACCCAAGAAGAGAAAGATCAAGACACCTTAATATCCGGATTaccatcaagactcgccctcccctGGATAAGGTGAGTCTCGACACAAAGTTACCACTATTAGACATAGCCTTGTGTATCCCCATTACGCTAATAATCGCATGATCACCTATCTATTAGTTGACGATATTCCTTATCAAATAGCCGGCTACATCATTACCAGATTATCaggaatattatatttatctccatctacTTACAGTATAAATTCCTTACCAAACAGCAGGTCACATCATTACCGGATTATcaggaaatactatatttatctccatctatttacagtataaaaggagaaggatcATAAAGGCAAATATATGTTATTCTTCAACACAAAaattctaaacaattcattATATTCACTCTTTTTTTCAGTATACTAATTTGAACTTAAACAtggagtggctgccgtgggcaCCTTATATTCTCTTCTTTACAGATTTAGCCAATTATAGCGTAGTTCTATTCTGACCacatcattaatttaatttcaacaacatcaattataattttttttattattttataccaTTGCAAATTATCCCAcatcatttatttatattgattttatatatttttttttcttttttttttcttttttctcgaATGTAGATATCTAGATTTCCAAGCAAATAccgaaatgaaaattttcatataataagCATTATTGATTTATAAGTTCAGTGGTTCAGAACATTATCAGCTTTAATTTTCGAATTAATCTTTGTTAATTAGTTTGGTGAAAATCAATGGAGTCAGCCGAGTCgagttttgaaaaatttaaaattaattcgttcaaatatttttaacttttaactgAATTCGAGTTTTACTTATTTTGAATTCAAGTATTAATAAGTTTAAGTTTGTTTTGTTTAACAAATGAGTTTAGACGATTtgagtttttataaatttaattttgaatagttaatgaataattcaatttattcacatttataatgagttttaatttaaaattaataagtttaaatctgcataaatttagttaaataaatatatatacaaattagctcataaacttataaaaaataactattaaattttaacaatctAAATATCTGAAAGTTTTAAAAGCACAGTTAAATTATATAGagttaaactttaaaaaatttaagttgaACTCATAAAAGTATATacagaatttaaatttatttctcttataataATCTGCGTTACGAACTTATTTATAACTCTATTCGCGAATTTGTTCGTGAACTTGGAAACGAACAGAATATTATAAAGTTTAAAgttaatttgtttattaaataaatttaaaaattaaatttaaatttgattcgatttgaaaACAAAGCGAAGCCGATTAAATTTTTATCGAATGAAAACTCAACTAGTTACAAATCGTTTAATTCATTTACTTTGGAAATATTGATTGTAATGTTAATActttggaaaagaaaaaaaaatatttgcacATAAAATTTCACATCtttataatgtataaatataaaatattcaataaaataaaatccacCACATGCAAATTTTTTAACTATACAGGTAaacaatgtaatgtaatttaCAATAACTTGATAAAAatccataaaatttaattataatctaattaTTAATATCATTCATTTCACAACCATTCAAACtcatcaaaataatatataaaatattgttGCTAATATAAATATCTTTACATGTAAAATgcaaattatataatttgaccCTTTATATTATtgacatttaatttttttttattattaacttttaatacTCAATCTTTATagaaatgtaattttttaactctgcaatttttataaaaaataattatttaatttttaaatttcataaaatataattatttaattattaaaaattcagagTACTTACAATTCATGCATAAGGGTTAAGTAGTTATATTTCTATAaaagttaattattaaaaattaattatgaaaaaattaaaatatcaactataaaaatcaagaatcaaattataattcaatttatataaaaatagcaATTTTTATATAGTGTTAATATATAGTGACTTGAGTGTTTCTggttaaaaattatcaaatttattattaaattacttttaataattcctaactaataaatttaaaaattagattatTCAATCCAATCGAATCCtgatagaataaatttaaatagttaaatttatatttgaaatgaattcaaattttaaaaataatattttcaaatcgaattcttattattttatctatAGGATAAGTAATTGtatccgtttatataaataattaatttaatataaaatatatattttataataatttttatatatttttatttaaaaattaaaattaaatttttttaaaaaatattaaaatttttaaataaaaattattaatgaaaattatttttattataaattattaattaaaatatataaaattaaactagtACAGATTTTTgagatgaatttaaatattactaatataaattaaattttaaatattactaatataaattaaattttaaatattaaaaaaatttaaatattattaatataaatcgaATTTCAAATGCTTTAATATTTGAGAACAGCCTAATCTAACTCTTAATGAGTTTTGTACAACATAATCACTTAACGAGACAAAACCATAAAGGAAGATTCAGAGCTGTAAATGGAATCAACAACCAATACTTAAGATTATAAAATTCTGAGGCTGCCATGCTCCACTAATCTTAAAGACTCCATCTACTAACCACAATACTTTGCACAAACACTTTTCATCAAACATTGAATTTATTTACCCATCAAAATTTTGTAATTATTCAGTGCTCTCACAATATTACCCATGAAAATTACATTAAGAGCAAAGGCTTTCTGCTCAAACAAGAAGTTTCAACCCAGAAAAATTTCTTGAAAGAACTCTGGATTAGTGGAGTCAACCAACAGCTGGGATTGCATGGGATGATCTCTCAACAGAAGGAACCCAGGtttaaaaataagagaattgTCCTCAACAAATGAACACAATGTTATGAAGTAGCTGCAAGATTTGACCCAGGTTTTAAAAATAGGAGAATTTTCCTTCAACAAATCAACAAACCAGctgcaagatttgaagagaaaaagATTAACAGTGAGCATAAATCTTATGAAGCAGCTAATCAGAATGTGCTATTCACTCTGATACCTAAAATGAGAACTTACTTAGATGCGTTGATGCTAAATATACGTTTCAGCTGGATTTTAGAGATTAATAATTCTATAGACAACCTAAACTTAAGTACAACAGGATCCTTGTAAGGCAATTCCGACAGATGTGGCTCCATGAGACTACCAACCTTTGGCTTCGGCTTCATGTCTCTGTTTTTTTATAGCTGTTCAATAATACATGCATCTTTTTGAGCTAATAGGATCATTGATCTTAAGACCTTCTTCAATCCCAGTTGTAGTTATTTCTCCATTAATACATAAATCCAAGAACTTAGCAATAAATCTGTGTTTTTCCAAAGCTCGCATACCTTCTTCTTTGAGATCTCAGACTGCTTATTATTAACCAGTGAATACGCACCAGTGATGCACAATGAGAGTGAACTAAAGTGGAATTTTCCGACCAGAATTAGGCAGAATATCTTCTCACGTAATTGTAGAACTAGGTTTAGAAATGTTTCCAACCTGAAAATATGCATAGATAAAATTGGTAAACCATGTTAGTTGATTAGCTAGCTACTGCCTCATAGTGAACACATATATAACAACCAAAGTAATAGCAAACTTCCATTCAAGTTCCATCCGTTGCTGATGAAGCACCAAGACATGCCCACATAGTCTTCAACAACTTCCTCCACCAACGACCAAATATTGCATGTTGAGTTGCAAATTTCCCTTCATCATTTGCAGAAAGCTTCCCTGAATCTACTCAAGAACTccaaaaagagagaaagagagagagagagagagagagaacgaaAAGGTGCAAGGAAAATTTACCATGATGACACGGATAAGCCAGCTAGTCAAGTCTGCAAAAACAACTTACCTTGCTTATGCTTGACAATAAGGCAAAAAAATTCTATATTGGATTTAAAATTCTAACCCATTTTATTATAACATGGTAATAAATCCCAATACATTCAATAAAGGAACTGTTTTAACAATGATGTATTGCTACTCAATCAAGGGAACTGCTATAAGAAGCAGCTTCATATATCAACTCGAATCTTACCGTAGAGAGACTTGAAAACTTGCTTTACATAGAGAAGTATGTGAAGAAACAACTCCATCATTCCCCACAAATCAACAACATTAGATGCATGAAGCTATGCAGAGTGACAAATAGTTACTGCAGATAGGCCTGCTTAAACCAAATAATATAGCACTCATCTCAAATGTGAGTTTTTCGGGTTAACTTTTGTTAAAGTCGTAGATTGTCATAATGTGCATTTCTTTTCCCAGCAACATTGTAGTCAAGAAAGCAACAAGGGCTTAGAAGATCAAGAACTATCATCTTTATGTAAAGATGCAGTTCAACTATCTAGAAACTTCATTAATATCAAAAACGGAACGAGCAGCAGTGTTTTGATCTTAGCAAGGGCAATGCAAATTATCCCACAGAACAAACAAATGGAAATTAGGTAATGGTGCTAGAATcccaaagggaaaaaaaaatagcaAAAGCAACTGGAATTTCAAACTTTATTTCATTGAATTTGCAATTTACAAAGATGGTGTAGTGTTACCGGTAATTGAGGTCAAATACACCAGTGTTAGCAAGCAGAAATTAAGAAATTCCCCAGAAAATAACTACACTTTTCATTTTTGTCCCTGCAAAACAAATTTTCAATGCCATCCCTAAGAATTCAAACAACCCTCACTACCAATAAaagaaggaaaataaataaaaagaaaacaagaacAAATAAGATGATCAGGAAAAATTGAAAAGATCCTAAAATGAGAATTTGGAGTATCACCTCTCATGACTCAGGAACTTCAGGAACCTTGTATGAATCTGGTGTAACTTCTGCTAGCCACAATCCTGGAAAAATTGACTGCaaataaacaaaaaacaaaTATAAACATATATAAATCAAAAGCTAGGAAGAGGAAAACAAAATTGAAATACGAATGGAGACTACAAATTTCCTTTAAGTTGCTAAGAGAACAAGAAAAAGCAAAGAAAATTTTGAATACTTCCGCCGTTTAATTCTTCCTCTCAGCCAGGAAAACTGAATTGGATTAATCAGTTCACAATAGCAAAACTTCCAACTATCAAATTCCAGAAGTCGTCTACTTTTCCCACGTTTTCCTAGAAAATAtaccaaaaacataaaaattaaagcacAAAAATGCTTACGTCCAAATACTTCTGCACCATTCGAGGTCTCTTCTTGGGCCTTCTGGGTGGCCTAATCCTAGCAATCTCCATGAAATCTTGCTCAATCTCCTCCTTTGAAAGAGGAACCGAAAACTTGATTCTCTCCTTCTGGGGTTCCATACTCTGCCTCTTAACCAGCGAATCAATCTCCAAAGCTTTTCTCGGTGGATCAATATTCAACTTATCTTCAATCCGCAGTGGCGCCTTGCATGCCGCTCTTCTGGTCCTCAAATTCCAAGGCCTCGTAGAATCATCATTACCTCTCTCTTCTTCAATAAGAGGAGAGACCTTCAATCTCTTGGCACCTCCATTGAATCTAAGATCAGGAGAAATGGGATTTTCTTGGATTATGATTGGTTTGTGATTGCTGGGGGTCTCAAGGCTGGTGGGTTGGGATTGAAATCCATTAGGaatagaagaagaagatcgATGATGAGGATCATCAGTGAGTTtgacacatctaagaactctttgGTGACCCCATTTCAAGCAAGGCAATGAGAAGTTGTGTAGTGGCTTTGATCGATCTTGCGGTGGCATTGCCATATCCTGTGCGGTGTTCTTGTGTAAAGAGTCTCTGTGTTTTGGCTATTTGTGAATCATCTGCAGCTCTGTtcagctttttctttttcctggtTTTGTATGTTTGATGGGATTGAAAGGTTAGATTTTTGAGGAAGATTatgacagaaaaaaaaaaaaaattgggctTCTGGGTGGAATGGAATAATCGCCtggaaatttatatatatatatatatatatgtgaagTCTTTGGGAGAAAGCGGTTTTAACGTGGGTTGCTGTTCCAAGTAAATTGTTGCTATTTTCAGAcagaattattttttcattgtgtttaatttttaatttaaaaagataaaattactATATGGTATCTATTGTAtgcaaatatttattaattaatccattaattagttctctattaaattaattcataaaattaaaaataaattgttaaaattaattgacgaactaaattgataaaattttaagaaataaagaaaatgttttcaaatattttatcgTAATTGTGAAATTCGATTATTATTAGATTAGCGATtaaccattaatataattaattattattaaaatgattaatattattgaaaaagaccaataactattttgattattgctaaacattaaaataaaagaaaaaactcatacaatacaatattttcttgataatttatttatctatttatttttaaaacgaaAACATTTTGTACACGTGTCTGTTTTTAATTAGTTATAGGGGCAACTCTCAGTCTCAAGTAAAAcatggagaagaagaaaaaaaaaaggccatCCTTGAATTATTCAAGCCAGAAGCATGAATTTCGTAGCCGATTCCAAATATTGGTACAAAAAATAAAACAGATAACTATCAGTAGAAGCTTGTGGGAAATTAAACTATGTTCATCCAGATTTAATTAGCAGTAGAACTATATTGGCCGGCTTCTCATACGAATGTTGATAGCTCTTGACGCCATAGCTCTCAAGTTTGATCTAGCCATGGAAAGTGAGCTTCCTGAATGTGCATGGTGTCCTCCTCCAAAAGCCTCCATAAACTCTTCCCTCTGCAGCCTTAGAGCTAATGCAGCATCCTCATCTTGGCCAGGTCTAGGCGtccctcttcttctccttccactTGCATCTCTCCTTAATAACCTTGCAAGATCTTCTCGTGGCAAGCTTTGTGCAGATTCAGCATCCTCATCTTGGCTCAGTGTCCCTCTTCTGTTCCTTCCACTTGTATCTCTACTCAATAATAGTGTAAGATCTTCATCTTGGTTCAGTTCCTCTCTTCCCCTGGAAACTTGGATCCTGGAAGGGCGAATGCTTGAGCTTCTCACACCAGTATTGGATCTTGTTTCCAGGGTTTGGTGTTGGGCTTCTCGAGTATTCAAGACCCCAGCCGCTTTTCTTGCTTCAATTTCTTTTGGAAAAAGAAGCTGTATTGTGTTCCAAAGAACTGTGTTTACAGTGCAAGATCTTCCATTGCTGAAAATTCACAACATAGAAGAAAAATATGATAATTATGTAAAACTACATAATTAAGTATCTTACCTACTagaaaaacaaattaatttagtaaaattcACACCTTATTAGCTGTCTGCATTTTGGACATTTCTTTCCACATTTATCAGCAGCAGACCTTAAGCATTTCTTACAGAAACTGCAAACAAACAAAACCTAACCTCTCAGGACTAAGTAGATCAACAAACATGTCCAAAGAATGGAAATTACCCCTgcttaaataataattacaatgTTCAAACAATCACAATATACTAGGGACACACACAGGCACTCACAATCGGTGTTAAAGAGagaagaaatttaacatggttaGACATTGAGGTCTACATCTTCAAGCAATCAGTGATAAAAAGTTTCAAAAACAGGGATACAAATTTTTTCGATTCGAGTAGCAATGCAGAACTTTCCGGGAAGCCACATAATTAGCATACAACTATGGCTGCTTCATTCTCTTACCAATGAAATCATATAGCCCAGAGGAAAATTCTGTAGGTAGTACAGAAGGGTTGAACTTTTCGTTTACCTGTGTCCACAAGTAGTGGTACTAGGTTCAAAGCAAATCTCCAAACAAATCTGCCAAACATCAAGATCATTAAAAACAATGAAAACCCAGATTGCCTGAATCAATTAATATGAAATCTAGAAATCAGTACGAGAGATCGAGCGACTTACTGCACAAGAAAGCTCTTCTCTGAGCTTATCCATGCAAGGAAAGACTGAATTCGAGCAAGAAACAGCAGAATCATCTTTCTTCAATTCATCTCCTTCTGTTTTACGTTCTTCCTTAGccacaatttcttttttttccttctgaTGATTCTCTGCCcatcaatataataaaaaagaaatcaattttcAAGCCTCTTAGAAAATATCTCAACAGCCCAATTCTCAATGGTTACCTTGTTTTTCAGgtaactcttcttcttcaaggCTAATAGCGGGGACAGAAATCAAAATTGGACTCTTTCTCTGGGCTCTGCGTTTTCTATTAAACACAGAAACAgctaatttcaattttcaagaaAATCATTTTGTTATCGTTGAACAAAGATGGTGAATGTGTTACCTTCTTGAACTGGCGGATGGTGGAGTTTTGAAGTGCAAATCAGAGCGTTTCTTGTGCTTAAACTGTCGATCAGGAGTGTCTTCTACTATAAGGCTGGCAATAAGGATGGATTCCTCATCCCAACCAGCCATGGCAGCCAAAGATTTAAATCTTGGACTGAACAAACCCTCAACGTTTTGGCCAGTTTCAACAGGGTCTGATTGCCTTTGCTCCGATGGACTCTGTTTCGGTTCATCGCTCACCATTGCTATCTCGGAGGAGGGATTCTTTCCGGGTTGTTGTTTGGGAAGAGTAGAAGGGAAAAATCTCCTTTGATCGAATGAGACAGCTTCAAGATACGTGGAGAGTTGGAGGATAATGGGTTTGCAACGGTCGGATTCTTttctaaattgattttttaaactttttttggAGATTTAGCATTTTGTACGTCTAACGGCTATAATTTCCGTGTACAATCATGGCAAGGAAGCATTGGAAcggattaatttaaaattttaatttaattttttatttaattaagtttgaattttaatttaaaaaattttaattatttcaatttaatttaattttaataaaaaaaattgaattaaatcaattaccgattataatatattatttttaatagtataGATCATATTaggtttaaaatattttaattaaatttaaaaatattaaaaataaaaaaaataaaaaataaaaaatttattaaaaatttaaatcgattaaatcgaatcagactaattcagtttgatttgatttctaattaaaatcaattcgatttgattttataaatattaaaattttaatttttaatttatttaattcgattcaattttaaaccaaATTAACCGGTAATTGTAGAGTTGTATTTAGCAATTACATATGGCAatgaaaattttacaaaaaagaaattatgTGACCGCCTTTTAAtgattaattgaaataattttataagtttattttaataatataatttaatattttttatttatattttaagaattataataaaaaattttgttaatagtgctattattagttaatttgatttttatttcaagttttaatatatatttctaataataattggtataattttttttattttttaaaaagttttataccattttatttttaattttaaaataaattagaatactgaattattttatttatttttaaattagctGATATAtaccaataattaaaaaaagaatgtTGATCTTCCACCTTCATATTAGACAAATCGTGATATCTTAATTTTAGGAATTGTTGATTGATTGTAATAGTATAATCATAGGAAATGATTAAGGCACAAAttgtatacatatatatacttACACTCTGCagaaaaaatatgtaaaaagaaaatctttcatcttttcctttttctttattttttttttcatggtaTTAGAGTaggttttataattatttttatggcGAAAAAGGATGAGAAGAAAGTTTCAAGCAGTGATCAAAGCAAACCACTTGAAACTACATCcctttttatttgtatttttatgatTACTCTAATATAATTTTCGTGATCAATCCTCTAATTCTCTAAATAAGAGCGGAGAAAATTTTTCTATGAATACTCTTCGTTCCAAAAACAAAGTAGGATTTGTAGATGAAATTATTGGAAAATCAAATGTCTTCtctattttatctttttctttaaatagaggtataaattaaaattaaaatttaaaaaagtttagAATGTTCTCGAATTTCATTGCACTCTCAAAGAGAAAGATCaaagaatataaattaaaatcatattaaagAACAGTAATAGAAGGAATCAATCAATTGAGTTGCTTTGTTCTCCAACATATTGGCATTGaataaaagaagcaaaacaTACAATAGATATTGATCTCATATTATAAACAATTTAGTTATTTGTCTAGGGGATTAATAGCTAAAAGAGAATCTCCTTCAAAATACGCTCTACTATACCCTTGAGATGAAGCAAGAATATAAGCTTCTCTATAGCCCACATTCCAGATCATATCTAAACATGTCGGTGAGACCGCGGTTCAGAATCACCAAAAAGAACGGTTCGAACTCACCAAAAA
The Manihot esculenta cultivar AM560-2 chromosome 1, M.esculenta_v8, whole genome shotgun sequence genome window above contains:
- the LOC110618204 gene encoding uncharacterized protein LOC110618204 — translated: MAMPPQDRSKPLHNFSLPCLKWGHQRVLRCVKLTDDPHHRSSSSIPNGFQSQPTSLETPSNHKPIIIQENPISPDLRFNGGAKRLKVSPLIEEERGNDDSTRPWNLRTRRAACKAPLRIEDKLNIDPPRKALEIDSLVKRQSMEPQKERIKFSVPLSKEEIEQDFMEIARIRPPRRPKKRPRMVQKYLDSIFPGLWLAEVTPDSYKVPEVPES
- the LOC110623268 gene encoding putative E3 ubiquitin-protein ligase RING1a, with translation MVSDEPKQSPSEQRQSDPVETGQNVEGLFSPRFKSLAAMAGWDEESILIASLIVEDTPDRQFKHKKRSDLHFKTPPSASSRRKRRAQRKSPILISVPAISLEEEELPEKQENHQKEKKEIVAKEERKTEGDELKKDDSAVSCSNSVFPCMDKLREELSCAICLEICFEPSTTTCGHSFCKKCLRSAADKCGKKCPKCRQLISNGRSCTVNTVLWNTIQLLFPKEIEARKAAGVLNTREAQHQTLETRSNTGVRSSSIRPSRIQVSRGREELNQDEDLTLLLSRDTSGRNRRGTLSQDEDAESAQSLPREDLARLLRRDASGRRRRGTPRPGQDEDAALALRLQREEFMEAFGGGHHAHSGSSLSMARSNLRAMASRAINIRMRSRPI